The Deinococcus seoulensis DNA segment GACCCGCAGGCCCCGCGTGACCGGGTGATCCTGCCCGGCTTCGTGGACACCCACGTGCACGGCGGCGGCGGCGGGGACACCATGGACGGCCCGGACGGCGTGCGCACCCTGGCCCGCCTGCACGCCCGGCACGGCACGACCACGCTGCTGCCCACCACCATCACCAACCCCTGGGAGGCAGTGCTGGACGCGCTGCGCGGCGTGGCGGAGGTCATGCGCGCGGGCGTGCCCGGCGGCGCGGACATCGCGGGCGCGCACCTGGAAGGGCCGTTCATCAGCCCGCACCGGCTGGGCGCGCAGCCCCCCTGCGCGGTGGACCCCGCCGAGGAACTGGTGGCGCAGGTCATCGCGACGGGCGTCCTGCGGGCCGTGACCCTCGCCCCGGAACTGCCGGGCGCGCGGGAAGCGGCCCTGGCCTTTGCCCGCGCAGGCGTGCGCGTCGGCATCGGGCACACCCGCGCCGACGCCGACACCGTGACCGGCCTGCTCGCGCTGCTGAGTGCGGCGGGCGCGCAGACCTGCGCCACGCACCTGTTCAACGCCATGGGCGGCGTTGAGGGCCGCACCCCCGGCGTGCCCGGCGCCCTCATGGCCGACCCGCACGCCACGCTGGAAGTCA contains these protein-coding regions:
- the nagA gene encoding N-acetylglucosamine-6-phosphate deacetylase, which encodes MPEPGGVTVLRGLLLMPGPQGSLTPGRLTLQGGLIRAVEPDPQAPRDRVILPGFVDTHVHGGGGGDTMDGPDGVRTLARLHARHGTTTLLPTTITNPWEAVLDALRGVAEVMRAGVPGGADIAGAHLEGPFISPHRLGAQPPCAVDPAEELVAQVIATGVLRAVTLAPELPGAREAALAFARAGVRVGIGHTRADADTVTGLLALLSAAGAQTCATHLFNAMGGVEGRTPGVPGALMADPHATLEVILDGMHLHDTAVRLARAAAPERVILITDAMRAAGLGDGPSELGGQPVTVRGGKATLPDGTIAGSVLTMDAALRRAVAAGIPLPEASRMASLTPARSIGLHDRGELRPGLRADLVTLDPELTVQGVHVAGRPIAGTPMAATPTLENP